The Coleofasciculus sp. FACHB-T130 genome includes a region encoding these proteins:
- a CDS encoding radical SAM protein, which produces MMSGVFAAERLLFTPATPDTDAIRTIFAFPNEYSVGITSLGYQVVWASLAMRSDLEVSRLFTDTHEPRLRSPELVGFSLSWELDYVNILNLLELLEIPNRASARDDNHPLVFGGGPVLTANPEPFADFFDVILLGDGENLLGNFIDTYKEVRNATRQAQLRRLAQVPGIYIPSLYQVEYHSPDGSIQSILPVDAEIPAVIEKQTYRGNTLSASTVVTEKAAWENIYMVEVVRSCPEMCRFCLASYLTLPFRTASLETSLIPAIDRGLAVTNRLGLLGASVTQHPEFETLLDYLSQPKYDDVRLSIASVRTNTVTVQLAQTLAKRDTRSLTIAVESGSERLRQIINKKLTNEEIIQAAINAKAGGLSNLKLYGMVGVPGEEPEDLEATVAMMRSLKKAAPGLRLTLGCSTFVPKAHTPFQWFGVNRDAEKRLKSLEKQLRREGIEFRPESYNWSAIQALISRGDRRLSHLLELTRHYGDSLGSYRRAFKELRGQLPDLDSYIHASWSLDQVLPWNHLQGPLPVATLQKHLADAKAHFREASPCLT; this is translated from the coding sequence GTGATGTCTGGAGTTTTTGCCGCAGAACGTCTTTTATTTACACCCGCGACGCCTGACACCGACGCCATCCGAACTATATTTGCCTTCCCGAATGAGTACAGCGTTGGCATCACTAGCCTAGGCTATCAAGTGGTGTGGGCGTCTTTGGCAATGCGCTCCGATCTTGAAGTCAGCCGCCTATTTACAGATACTCATGAGCCGCGGCTGCGATCGCCTGAATTAGTCGGATTTTCCCTTTCTTGGGAATTGGATTATGTCAATATCCTCAATTTGTTGGAATTGCTAGAGATTCCGAATCGAGCATCTGCGCGTGATGACAATCATCCCCTCGTATTTGGAGGAGGACCCGTATTAACTGCCAATCCAGAACCTTTTGCTGACTTTTTTGATGTCATTTTGCTGGGAGATGGTGAAAATCTACTCGGCAATTTTATTGATACGTATAAAGAAGTTAGAAACGCTACCCGACAAGCTCAACTAAGGCGTTTGGCGCAAGTACCAGGAATCTATATTCCTAGTTTGTATCAAGTTGAATATCACTCGCCGGATGGCTCGATCCAGTCAATTTTGCCCGTAGATGCGGAGATTCCCGCCGTCATTGAAAAGCAAACCTATCGGGGAAATACGCTTTCCGCTTCCACTGTGGTGACAGAGAAGGCGGCGTGGGAAAATATTTATATGGTGGAAGTGGTACGGAGTTGCCCGGAAATGTGCCGCTTCTGTTTGGCGAGTTATCTAACATTGCCGTTTCGGACAGCGAGTTTGGAAACTTCGCTGATTCCAGCCATCGATCGGGGATTGGCGGTGACGAATCGGCTGGGATTATTGGGGGCGTCTGTTACGCAACACCCAGAGTTTGAAACCCTACTGGATTATTTGAGCCAGCCAAAGTACGACGATGTCCGCCTCAGCATTGCTTCGGTGCGGACGAATACGGTGACGGTACAGCTAGCTCAAACTTTAGCAAAACGAGACACGCGATCGCTCACCATTGCCGTAGAAAGCGGTTCGGAACGATTGCGGCAGATTATCAATAAAAAGCTGACGAATGAAGAAATCATCCAAGCTGCAATCAATGCCAAAGCAGGTGGATTAAGCAACCTCAAACTCTATGGAATGGTGGGAGTTCCGGGGGAGGAACCCGAAGATTTAGAAGCAACTGTGGCGATGATGCGATCGCTCAAAAAAGCCGCACCTGGGTTACGCTTGACACTCGGATGCAGCACTTTTGTCCCTAAAGCTCATACACCGTTTCAGTGGTTTGGAGTGAATCGGGACGCCGAAAAGCGGCTGAAAAGTTTAGAGAAGCAATTGCGCCGCGAAGGCATTGAGTTTCGACCGGAAAGCTATAATTGGTCAGCAATCCAAGCTTTAATATCGAGAGGCGATCGCCGACTTTCCCATCTTCTAGAACTGACACGACACTACGGCGACTCTCTAGGCAGCTACCGCCGTGCCTTTAAAGAACTGCGAGGACAACTGCCGGATCTCGATTCCTACATCCACGCCAGTTGGTCGTTAGATCAAGTTTTGCCTTGGAACCACTTGCAAGGGCCATTACCAGTCGCAACCCTCCAGAAGCATCTAGCCGACGCTAAGGCTCATTTTCGGGAGGCTTCACCCTGCTTAACCTAG
- a CDS encoding SemiSWEET transporter, producing the protein MDFVTGLGFLAATLTTVAFLPQLFKVWQTKSAKDVSLEMLIIFCSGVFLWLVYGFYIQSFPVIAANLLTLIFNLIILSLKIKYE; encoded by the coding sequence ATGGATTTTGTGACGGGTTTGGGATTTTTGGCGGCAACTTTGACCACTGTAGCTTTTTTGCCTCAATTGTTTAAAGTATGGCAAACAAAATCAGCCAAAGATGTTTCCCTGGAAATGTTGATTATTTTCTGTTCGGGAGTGTTTTTGTGGTTGGTGTACGGTTTTTACATTCAATCTTTTCCGGTTATTGCTGCCAACTTGTTAACCTTAATTTTTAATCTGATAATTTTATCGCTTAAAATTAAATATGAATAG
- a CDS encoding site-2 protease family protein, whose translation MLIETILTDTILFLRIIILVVASVTLHELAHGIAALSQGDDTPKKSGHMTLNPVIHMGWESIIFLCIAGMAWGQMPINPARFRHKKISNILVSIAGPLLNLGLGILFLLILKLDFSLFSTKILSSEFLYLGASINLSLFLFNMLPIPPLDGFHVFSEFFPSLKPLESSPFGLLALTILLVSGFSLGLGFIANAVICAVVPSMQGCQVVF comes from the coding sequence ATGTTAATTGAAACAATTCTGACCGATACTATACTCTTTCTAAGAATTATCATCCTTGTTGTGGCTTCAGTGACGCTACACGAACTCGCTCATGGTATAGCTGCTTTAAGTCAAGGTGATGACACCCCCAAAAAAAGCGGACACATGACCTTGAATCCAGTGATTCACATGGGATGGGAGTCAATTATTTTTCTTTGCATTGCTGGTATGGCGTGGGGACAAATGCCTATCAATCCCGCACGCTTTCGCCATAAGAAAATTAGCAATATTTTGGTTTCTATCGCTGGCCCTTTATTAAATCTAGGCTTGGGCATTCTGTTTCTTTTAATTCTAAAATTGGATTTCAGTTTGTTCTCGACAAAAATTCTGAGTTCTGAATTTCTCTACCTGGGTGCGTCTATCAATTTGAGCTTGTTTCTCTTTAATATGCTGCCTATTCCTCCTCTGGATGGGTTTCATGTATTCAGTGAATTTTTCCCGTCATTAAAACCTTTAGAAAGTAGCCCTTTTGGATTATTAGCTTTAACAATCCTCTTGGTTAGTGGTTTTTCTTTAGGTCTGGGTTTTATCGCGAATGCAGTCATCTGTGCGGTTGTTCCCTCAATGCAGGGATGCCAAGTTGTATTTTAG
- a CDS encoding PBP1A family penicillin-binding protein, whose product MTKFISRLKDLSGKFNAGVSNEPVETPVGNKEEPVDTPIDGKEQDEGHADASRHRRELKRNLLRLKRFSTQELPKIVKKPFTGENPLHHQRRFWIGLGVGGGAIALLTAAWSLESSLPDTSDALTLMRPETLTIKASNNKILQQIGPATRETLKIDKIPKQLIQAFIAIEDRRFYKHQGVDYQGVLRAAFSNLIARDVVEGGSTITQQLARMVFLDQERSVWRKLKEVRTAQKIENENTKDQILERYLNLVYLGEGAYGVADAAWVYFSKPVYELTLSEMATLAAIPPAPNQYSPIKNPQVIKERRNLVLQQMQQAGFITAAEAEKAIADTLITKPSRPKRLERFAPYFTEYIQQELPKHVSPAAIKAGGLTVETTLKPEWQEAAEKAVIETVENRGRGQNFEQAALVALDPRTGEIRAMVGGKDFYKQQFNRVTQAQRQPGSTFKAFVYTTAMAAGFTPYRGYLDAPYKVDGYTPKNYSEEYRGWISMRDALIGSINTVAVKVLVDVGWDTVIDVAHKMGIESELKPTYSTALGASEVNLLELTSAYGTFATKGMHTKNYGIRRVLDRRGNVIYEAKFKPDRVLQEDTSAIMTWLLRGVVNEGTGRAAALDDRPVAGKTGTSDEARDLWFIGYIPQIVAGVWLGNDDNKPTWGASSTAAYTWNKFMVEVVKDIPVEKFPDRPTDLEGRKAQLTIKPIKPKSIFSGSIISKNSDDDDTPRRSRSRRATDSDDSSSEETPRRRRYRTSSVQSSESAPRRRRRRSQEVQPQEESRPRYRRSRRQVSTNSQSQESSSNSSRRYRRSRRQASTSSQESAPVRRSVRRRASSDSTSSTAQPRRRRTYNSAPTAPRAPRRTADAAPPPAPPAARKE is encoded by the coding sequence GTGACCAAGTTCATCTCAAGACTGAAGGATTTATCAGGCAAGTTCAATGCGGGGGTGTCAAATGAACCAGTCGAGACTCCTGTAGGTAATAAAGAAGAACCAGTCGATACTCCGATTGATGGCAAGGAACAAGACGAAGGACACGCAGACGCATCACGACATCGTCGGGAATTGAAGCGAAATCTCTTGCGGCTGAAGCGCTTCTCCACTCAGGAGCTTCCTAAAATTGTCAAGAAGCCATTCACTGGAGAAAACCCACTCCATCATCAGCGTCGATTTTGGATTGGTTTAGGTGTGGGAGGAGGAGCGATCGCGCTTTTGACTGCTGCGTGGTCGCTGGAGAGTAGCTTACCCGATACCAGCGATGCCTTAACCTTGATGCGACCAGAGACTTTGACGATCAAAGCCTCAAACAACAAAATACTTCAACAAATCGGCCCAGCGACTCGCGAAACCCTCAAAATTGACAAAATTCCCAAGCAGCTAATTCAAGCTTTCATTGCGATAGAAGACAGACGCTTTTACAAACACCAGGGAGTTGATTACCAGGGAGTTTTAAGGGCAGCCTTTTCTAACTTGATAGCAAGAGATGTTGTAGAAGGCGGTAGCACCATCACCCAACAGCTGGCGAGGATGGTTTTTCTCGATCAGGAGCGTAGCGTCTGGCGCAAGCTGAAGGAAGTCCGAACCGCTCAAAAAATCGAAAACGAAAATACCAAAGATCAAATTCTAGAACGTTACTTAAATTTGGTCTATTTGGGAGAAGGTGCTTATGGCGTGGCAGATGCGGCTTGGGTTTACTTTTCTAAGCCGGTGTACGAACTAACCTTATCGGAAATGGCGACACTTGCCGCCATCCCACCAGCACCCAATCAATATTCGCCCATTAAAAATCCACAAGTGATTAAAGAGCGCCGCAATCTGGTATTACAACAGATGCAGCAGGCAGGGTTCATTACAGCCGCCGAAGCCGAGAAAGCGATCGCTGACACCCTGATAACAAAACCCAGCCGTCCTAAGCGGCTCGAAAGGTTTGCCCCTTATTTCACCGAATACATCCAACAAGAACTGCCCAAGCACGTCTCGCCAGCAGCGATTAAGGCTGGAGGATTAACAGTAGAAACCACCCTGAAGCCAGAATGGCAGGAAGCGGCGGAAAAGGCCGTTATCGAAACCGTTGAAAACCGCGGTCGCGGTCAAAACTTCGAGCAAGCCGCCCTTGTGGCGCTCGATCCGCGTACCGGCGAGATTCGGGCAATGGTCGGGGGAAAAGATTTTTATAAGCAACAGTTTAATCGCGTTACTCAGGCACAGCGCCAGCCCGGTTCGACATTTAAAGCGTTTGTATACACGACAGCAATGGCTGCCGGTTTCACGCCCTATCGCGGCTACCTGGACGCTCCCTACAAAGTAGACGGCTATACCCCCAAAAACTACAGCGAAGAGTACCGGGGCTGGATCTCCATGCGTGATGCCCTGATTGGCTCAATCAATACTGTTGCTGTCAAAGTTTTGGTCGATGTGGGATGGGATACGGTGATCGATGTTGCCCACAAAATGGGCATTGAATCAGAACTGAAGCCGACCTATTCCACCGCCCTCGGTGCTTCTGAAGTGAATCTGCTGGAACTCACCAGTGCGTATGGCACCTTTGCGACAAAAGGGATGCATACCAAAAATTACGGCATTCGTCGCGTTCTTGACCGACGCGGGAACGTTATCTACGAAGCGAAGTTTAAGCCCGACCGTGTCCTCCAAGAAGATACGTCTGCGATTATGACCTGGTTGCTGCGGGGTGTCGTGAATGAGGGGACGGGTCGCGCCGCCGCTCTAGACGATCGACCTGTTGCTGGGAAGACGGGCACCTCGGACGAGGCGCGTGACCTGTGGTTTATTGGCTACATCCCCCAAATAGTTGCAGGTGTCTGGCTGGGCAACGATGACAACAAACCGACTTGGGGCGCGAGTAGTACAGCCGCTTACACCTGGAATAAATTCATGGTGGAAGTAGTAAAAGATATCCCGGTCGAGAAGTTTCCAGATCGACCCACCGATCTGGAAGGACGTAAAGCCCAGCTCACGATCAAGCCTATCAAGCCTAAAAGCATCTTCTCTGGAAGCATCATCTCCAAAAACAGTGACGACGATGACACACCCCGGCGTAGCCGATCTCGTCGGGCTACGGATAGCGATGATAGCTCTAGCGAAGAAACTCCCCGGCGTAGACGCTACCGTACTAGCAGCGTCCAAAGCTCCGAGAGCGCGCCTCGGCGGAGACGGCGTCGCAGCCAAGAAGTCCAGCCTCAAGAAGAATCTAGACCTCGCTACCGTCGTTCTCGCCGCCAAGTAAGTACCAATTCTCAAAGCCAAGAGAGTTCAAGCAATAGCAGCCGTCGCTACCGCCGTTCTCGTCGCCAAGCAAGCACAAGCTCTCAGGAGTCGGCACCCGTTCGGCGTTCTGTTCGCAGAAGGGCATCATCAGATTCTACTTCTAGCACTGCACAGCCAAGGAGAAGACGAACTTACAATTCTGCGCCAACCGCTCCACGGGCACCGAGGAGAACAGCGGATGCCGCCCCACCTCCTGCTCCGCCAGCAGCGCGGAAGGAATAA
- a CDS encoding NACHT domain-containing NTPase, protein MTGRSLQASSEGIEKARRALRQKSLTQEALAKDLGMSRQPPYKFFKGERIDRHYFEQICEKLGFEWEEIVAQPPSEPELEQQNQDTSIDIDALVQEVRKKIETTIQERCGTMRVLDMAHPIGLNDIYTNVNILEKITGRRRKEITELLKECNFEDVERFGLGKISEKRVPGLDAVKQHPKLMILGKPGAGKTTFLKYLAIQCNQGEFQADRVPIFVTLKDFAEAANKPSLLEYISQQFVGCGVGETRVIASLQDVIERSRALILLDGLDEVREEDNQRVLKEIRDFSDQYRENYFVITCRIAAREYTFEKFTEVEVADFDDEQIATFANNWFKNKAVKPETFIKRLEDNNRIKQLAASPLLLTLLCLAFEESGDFPANRSELYKEGLDALLKKWDAKRGIQRDQVYKKLSVQRKEDMLSKIALTTFEQSDYFFKQKVAEQYITDYIRNLPNANADPEALQLDSEVVLRSIEYQHGLLVERAKSIYSFSHLTFHEYFTAREIVVVKQSSEEALQGLVNHITEKRWREVFFLAVGMSPSADRLLQLMKHQVDRIVAADEKLQQFLMWVSKKSLSVQIPYKYKSAAVRAFYSADRDLNRDLARALDRDLNRDLDCALARVFDLDHARALTRALDHALDHALNLALALDLVLDSAHALDLVVALDLKRARAHDCDHTLDCALDLVLDSESELKNSLQQLRDQLPKSKEWKQNKPWWKAKGQAWTEQLRAVMIKYCNIGYDWQFSKQQKELLKQYYDANKLLVQCLNSDCYVSREVRQEIEDTLLLPIAEIEQRKRG, encoded by the coding sequence ATGACAGGGCGATCGCTCCAGGCATCATCAGAAGGTATTGAGAAAGCAAGAAGAGCTTTGAGACAGAAGTCCTTAACTCAAGAGGCTTTAGCAAAAGATTTAGGAATGAGTCGCCAACCCCCTTACAAATTCTTTAAGGGTGAGCGAATTGACCGCCACTATTTTGAGCAGATTTGCGAAAAGCTGGGTTTTGAGTGGGAAGAAATAGTCGCCCAGCCGCCAAGCGAACCTGAACTAGAGCAACAGAATCAGGACACGAGCATTGATATTGATGCGCTAGTGCAGGAGGTACGCAAAAAGATAGAAACCACCATTCAAGAACGCTGCGGGACAATGCGCGTGCTGGATATGGCTCACCCCATTGGGTTGAATGATATCTACACCAACGTCAACATTCTGGAGAAAATTACTGGGCGCAGGCGCAAAGAGATTACTGAATTACTGAAAGAGTGCAACTTTGAGGATGTTGAGCGCTTTGGACTGGGCAAAATTAGTGAAAAACGAGTGCCAGGACTGGATGCGGTCAAACAACATCCCAAGCTGATGATCTTGGGGAAGCCCGGAGCAGGTAAAACCACATTTTTGAAATATTTAGCGATTCAGTGCAATCAGGGTGAGTTTCAGGCTGATCGCGTACCGATTTTTGTCACTCTCAAAGACTTTGCTGAAGCCGCCAACAAACCGAGCTTATTGGAATATATCAGTCAGCAATTCGTGGGCTGCGGGGTTGGAGAGACAAGGGTTATCGCGTCTCTACAAGATGTAATTGAACGCAGCAGGGCATTGATTTTACTTGATGGGCTGGATGAAGTTAGAGAGGAAGACAATCAGCGCGTCTTAAAGGAGATTCGGGATTTCTCCGATCAGTATCGTGAAAACTACTTTGTGATAACCTGCCGAATTGCAGCGCGAGAATATACCTTTGAGAAATTTACAGAGGTAGAAGTTGCCGATTTTGATGATGAACAAATTGCTACCTTTGCAAACAACTGGTTTAAGAATAAAGCTGTAAAACCAGAAACTTTTATTAAACGCCTCGAAGACAATAACCGAATCAAACAACTAGCCGCCAGTCCGCTACTGCTAACGTTGCTATGTTTGGCATTTGAAGAGTCAGGGGATTTTCCGGCGAATCGTTCTGAACTATACAAAGAAGGACTGGATGCGCTGCTGAAAAAATGGGATGCTAAGCGCGGGATTCAACGCGATCAGGTTTACAAAAAGCTATCGGTTCAGCGTAAGGAAGATATGCTGAGCAAAATTGCCCTAACTACCTTTGAGCAAAGTGACTATTTCTTCAAGCAGAAAGTTGCAGAGCAATACATCACAGATTACATCCGTAATTTACCCAATGCCAATGCTGACCCGGAAGCATTGCAACTGGACAGTGAGGTAGTTTTGCGCTCAATTGAATATCAACACGGGCTATTAGTGGAACGAGCTAAATCAATTTACTCGTTTTCCCATCTGACATTTCACGAGTATTTCACAGCTAGAGAAATTGTTGTTGTAAAACAGTCATCAGAGGAAGCGTTGCAAGGTCTGGTTAATCACATTACCGAAAAACGCTGGCGAGAAGTTTTCTTTCTAGCGGTTGGGATGTCGCCCAGTGCAGATCGTTTACTACAGTTAATGAAACATCAAGTTGATAGGATTGTAGCTGCTGATGAGAAGTTGCAGCAGTTCCTAATGTGGGTAAGTAAGAAATCTCTGTCAGTCCAAATTCCATATAAGTATAAGTCAGCAGCAGTCCGCGCTTTTTACTCCGCCGACCGCGACCTCAACCGCGACCTCGCCCGCGCCCTTGACCGCGACCTCAACCGCGACCTCGACTGCGCCCTCGCCCGCGTCTTCGACCTCGACCACGCCCGCGCCCTCACCCGCGCCCTCGACCACGCCCTCGACCACGCCCTCAACCTCGCCCTCGCCCTCGACCTGGTCCTCGACAGCGCCCACGCCCTCGACCTCGTCGTCGCCCTCGACCTCAAACGCGCCCGCGCCCACGACTGCGATCACACCCTCGACTGTGCCCTCGACCTCGTCCTAGACAGCGAGTCAGAACTAAAGAACTCGCTGCAACAGCTTAGAGATCAATTACCTAAATCGAAAGAATGGAAACAAAATAAGCCATGGTGGAAAGCTAAGGGTCAAGCTTGGACTGAGCAATTAAGAGCCGTGATGATTAAGTATTGTAATATTGGTTACGATTGGCAATTCAGCAAACAACAAAAGGAATTATTGAAGCAGTATTACGATGCTAATAAGTTGCTAGTGCAGTGCCTGAATAGTGATTGTTATGTAAGTCGTGAGGTACGACAGGAGATAGAGGATACCTTGTTGTTACCCATCGCAGAGATTGAGCAACGAAAAAGAGGATAA
- the sbcC gene encoding exonuclease subunit SbcC, whose protein sequence is MIPQQLVLKNFLSYREATLEFSGLHTACICGSNGAGKSSLLEAITWTIWGESRAATEDDVIHAGAKEVRVDFTFQCDRQTYRIIRTRIRGQGGSLEFQVQSSGDFRSLTGRGIRATQEAIVHHLKLDYDTFVNSAYLRQGRADEFMLKRPSERKEILADLLKLSQYEELAEQAKDLSRQLKGQAEQLDQNLQTIKQQLQQKDAIAQQQPILETQLAELQQTQAVDNEKVQSLLAIQHQRQTWEQQLSFVRQQYQNLTKDCDRYRQEIATTQLQQQQLEALLNQKDQITAGYAHYQDLQTQEETLTAQSQAYQDAQQQRQQLQRRLEQQINELNLQLRQAQGQLEAVRQSRADIQQILSRTEEVEAGLKQLQEARGYVSYLDRLQLQVAPLVQRRGQVQMELDRSQARLSARLEELRKSAAQLQDRQKRLPQLQQQLQQVQSQIQQLDKKRVYQERVQEKELQQRSSRDRLQAAQKECETKLAEIDQKLQLIQTPNASCPLCDRPLDEHHWQLVVQKTHDQQQGIQDQFWDVEGLLAVCEYQLQGLRKEITEIAQALANYDSLREQRGQLAAESSAMAEIQTRLQQIEVEKQQIERSLSSGNYAPDRQEELRHLEQQLQQLNYNEQDHALARGEVERWRWAEIKQAEVKQAQRRQAQIDAQMPELVAKIANLQSQMQQLQVNSELSRQIEALDREMAEIGYERSQHDALRTALRKSQSWQVRYQELASAQQQYPSLLKRSQDLEQSLQMRSQDLQQMTTQIDTIVRQLQQTPDTKAEITTIEQQIQRRRLQLDEKQRQLGSLQQQQHYLETLQTQHDALTAQHAKVRQQYRVYQELGQAFGKNGIQTLMIENILPQLEAETNTLLSRLSGNQLHVQFVTQKAGRSGRSAKKASKMIDTLDILIADARGTRPYETYSGGEAFRINFAIRLALAKLLAQRAGTALQMLIIDEGFGTQDAEGCDRLIAAINAIAPDFACILTVTHMPQFKEAFQTRIEVYKTPSGSHLSLVL, encoded by the coding sequence ATGATCCCACAGCAACTGGTTCTCAAAAATTTCCTCAGCTACCGCGAGGCTACCTTAGAGTTTAGCGGTCTACATACCGCCTGTATTTGCGGTTCTAATGGTGCGGGTAAATCTTCCCTCTTGGAAGCGATCACCTGGACGATTTGGGGTGAAAGCCGCGCTGCAACAGAAGATGATGTTATCCACGCCGGTGCTAAAGAAGTTCGCGTTGATTTCACCTTCCAATGCGATCGCCAAACCTATCGCATCATTCGCACTCGCATCCGCGGACAAGGTGGATCGCTGGAATTTCAAGTCCAATCATCCGGCGATTTTCGCTCTTTAACCGGGCGCGGAATCCGGGCGACGCAGGAAGCGATCGTTCATCACCTGAAGCTGGATTACGACACGTTCGTGAATTCGGCTTATCTGCGTCAAGGACGGGCGGATGAGTTTATGCTCAAGCGTCCCAGCGAACGGAAAGAAATTCTCGCGGATTTACTGAAACTGTCTCAATATGAAGAATTGGCAGAACAGGCAAAGGATTTATCCCGCCAATTAAAAGGACAGGCGGAGCAATTGGATCAGAACTTGCAGACGATCAAGCAACAACTGCAACAAAAAGATGCGATCGCTCAACAACAACCGATACTGGAAACTCAACTAGCAGAATTACAGCAAACCCAAGCTGTTGACAATGAAAAAGTCCAAAGTTTGCTAGCAATCCAGCATCAGCGACAAACTTGGGAACAACAACTGAGCTTTGTTCGCCAGCAATATCAAAATCTCACAAAAGATTGCGATCGCTATCGCCAAGAAATTGCCACAACTCAACTGCAACAGCAACAATTAGAAGCTTTACTGAATCAAAAAGACCAAATTACCGCTGGGTATGCTCACTACCAAGATTTGCAAACCCAGGAAGAAACGCTCACCGCTCAGTCACAAGCTTACCAAGATGCCCAACAGCAACGGCAACAACTCCAACGACGGCTTGAGCAGCAAATTAACGAACTTAACCTGCAACTCCGACAAGCGCAAGGACAGCTAGAAGCGGTACGGCAATCTAGGGCAGATATTCAGCAAATCCTCAGCCGCACCGAAGAAGTAGAAGCCGGATTAAAACAACTCCAAGAAGCGCGGGGTTATGTCAGTTATCTCGATCGGTTGCAGTTACAAGTCGCCCCCTTGGTGCAACGTCGCGGACAAGTGCAGATGGAACTCGATCGCTCTCAAGCGCGATTATCTGCCAGATTAGAAGAACTTCGCAAATCTGCCGCCCAGTTGCAAGACAGGCAAAAACGCTTACCTCAATTGCAACAACAATTACAACAAGTTCAAAGTCAAATTCAGCAACTTGACAAAAAGCGCGTCTATCAGGAACGGGTGCAGGAGAAGGAACTGCAACAGCGGAGTTCTCGCGATCGCCTTCAGGCGGCTCAAAAAGAATGCGAAACTAAACTGGCAGAAATCGACCAAAAACTGCAACTGATCCAGACGCCAAATGCCAGTTGTCCTTTATGCGATCGCCCTCTTGACGAACACCACTGGCAGCTAGTGGTGCAAAAAACCCACGATCAGCAACAAGGAATTCAAGATCAATTCTGGGATGTAGAGGGGCTACTCGCGGTCTGTGAGTACCAGCTACAGGGGTTGCGGAAGGAAATTACTGAAATTGCCCAAGCATTGGCAAACTACGATTCCTTGCGCGAACAACGGGGACAGTTAGCCGCAGAAAGTTCCGCTATGGCTGAAATCCAGACGCGCCTGCAACAAATTGAGGTAGAAAAGCAACAAATTGAGCGATCGCTTTCCTCCGGTAACTATGCACCCGATCGACAAGAAGAACTGCGCCACCTTGAGCAACAGTTGCAACAACTTAACTACAATGAGCAAGATCATGCCCTCGCCAGAGGTGAGGTAGAGCGCTGGCGCTGGGCAGAAATTAAGCAAGCAGAAGTTAAACAAGCGCAGCGGCGTCAGGCTCAGATAGACGCTCAGATGCCAGAATTGGTGGCGAAAATTGCGAATCTGCAATCGCAAATGCAACAACTGCAAGTGAATTCGGAATTATCGCGGCAGATTGAAGCACTCGATCGAGAAATGGCGGAAATTGGTTACGAGCGATCGCAGCACGACGCTCTCAGAACCGCTTTACGCAAGTCTCAGTCGTGGCAAGTCCGCTATCAGGAACTTGCTTCCGCGCAACAGCAATATCCTTCTTTATTAAAACGATCGCAAGATTTGGAGCAATCGTTGCAAATGCGATCGCAAGATTTGCAACAGATGACGACTCAGATAGATACCATCGTTCGCCAGTTGCAACAAACACCCGATACGAAAGCCGAAATTACAACGATTGAACAGCAGATACAGCGGCGGCGTCTGCAACTCGACGAGAAGCAACGCCAGTTAGGAAGCTTGCAACAACAACAACATTATCTAGAAACGCTTCAAACTCAGCATGACGCACTCACCGCTCAACACGCAAAGGTGCGACAGCAATATCGCGTTTACCAGGAATTAGGGCAAGCTTTTGGCAAAAATGGCATCCAGACTCTGATGATTGAGAATATTCTGCCTCAATTGGAAGCAGAAACGAATACTCTCCTCTCTCGGCTTAGTGGGAACCAGTTACACGTACAGTTTGTTACTCAGAAAGCAGGGCGGAGTGGACGCTCTGCAAAAAAAGCTAGCAAAATGATTGACACTTTAGATATTTTAATTGCCGATGCTCGCGGCACCCGCCCTTATGAAACTTATTCTGGCGGGGAAGCGTTTCGGATTAACTTTGCGATTCGTCTAGCTTTAGCGAAATTGTTGGCGCAGCGTGCGGGAACGGCATTGCAAATGCTGATTATCGATGAGGGATTTGGCACCCAAGATGCGGAAGGATGCGATCGCTTGATTGCCGCAATTAATGCGATCGCGCCTGACTTCGCCTGCATCCTCACCGTCACTCATATGCCGCAGTTCAAAGAAGCCTTCCAAACTCGGATTGAAGTTTATAAAACCCCCAGCGGTTCTCACTTGAGCTTGGTGCTGTAG